A window from Salvia miltiorrhiza cultivar Shanhuang (shh) chromosome 2, IMPLAD_Smil_shh, whole genome shotgun sequence encodes these proteins:
- the LOC131010209 gene encoding V-type proton ATPase subunit G-like: MDQTRGHGSIQMLLSAEHEAQQIVADARNLKLARLRHAKEEADREVACYRAQMEADYQKSLSESFGSSDSVVKRLESETEAKIKSLKETAGKVSPEVVKMLLKHIVIVKS; the protein is encoded by the exons ATGGATCAAACGAGAGGGCACGGAAGCATTCAAATGCTGCTTAGCGCAGAACATGAAGCTCAGCAGATTGTAGCAGATGCTAGAAATT TGAAACTGGCGCGGCTGAGGCATGCCAAGGAAGAAGCCGACAGGGAAGTCGCCTGCTACAGAGCTCAAATGGAAGCCGACTACCAAAAGAGCCTCTCTGAG TCTTTTGGGAGCTCCGACTCGGTAGTGAAAAGGCTGGAGTCGGAGACAGAGGCGAAGATCAAGAGCTTGAAGGAAACAGCAGGGAAAGTGTCCCCTGAGGTTGTGAAAATGCTTCTCAAGCATATAGTTATTGTCAAATCTTGA
- the LOC131010210 gene encoding protein PHOTOSYSTEM I ASSEMBLY 2, chloroplastic isoform X2, which produces MHQNLVTNRCQTCKGQGAVECGGCKGTGKNKKNGNIFERWKCFDCQGFGLKSCPACGKGGLTPEQRGER; this is translated from the exons ATGCATCAAAATCTG GTGACAAATAGGTGCCAAACATGCAAAGGACAAGGTGCGGTAGAATGTGGAGGCTGCAAG GGAACGGGGAAGAACAAGAAGAACGGAAACATCTTCGAGAGGTGGAA GTGCTTCGACTGCCAGGGATTCGGGCTCAAGAGCTGCCCCGCCTGTGGGAAAGGCGGGCTGACGCCGGAGCAACGCGGAGAGAGATGA
- the LOC131010210 gene encoding protein PHOTOSYSTEM I ASSEMBLY 2, chloroplastic isoform X1, with amino-acid sequence MAHFDSLVMDAILSLSIHKSLFLIKHTHHTLTKNQNMKSLNFTSPPLIIPTTSQQTPRNLKPHASKSGGFSLKSVTNRCQTCKGQGAVECGGCKGTGKNKKNGNIFERWKCFDCQGFGLKSCPACGKGGLTPEQRGER; translated from the exons ATGGCACACTTTGATTCACTTGTCATGGATGCCATACTCTCATTATCTATACACAAATCCCTCTTCCTAATAAAACACACACATCACACACTAACCAAGAACCAAAACATGAAGAGTTTGAACTTCACCTCTCCACCGCTCATTATTCCCACCACATCCCAACAAACACCAAGAAACCTCAAACCACATGCATCAAAATCTGGTGGCTTCTCACTCAAATCA GTGACAAATAGGTGCCAAACATGCAAAGGACAAGGTGCGGTAGAATGTGGAGGCTGCAAG GGAACGGGGAAGAACAAGAAGAACGGAAACATCTTCGAGAGGTGGAA GTGCTTCGACTGCCAGGGATTCGGGCTCAAGAGCTGCCCCGCCTGTGGGAAAGGCGGGCTGACGCCGGAGCAACGCGGAGAGAGATGA